CTAGAAACATACAAGCAGTTTCTTTTCGAGCGATTAAATACGATTGAGATTCCTGATCTTGCGACCACGCCCGATGATCACCCGGCCTTGGAAGAATACCGCAGTTTGACTGAATATGATAACTACGTGAATTTGATTCGTATGAAAGATATCAATGCTTCGACCTGTCAGCGCACGAAAGTTCGCATTGAAAACTCCACCAGCCGTGACGGCGGACTAGTGCCTGAGGCTGTTGAGGCGATGAAGATTCTCAATGCGCTTTGCAGTCCTACTACAAACTAAATCCCTTCATAAGCTTTGCGGCGACCGGATTGTTGATCTTTCGGTCTGCCGCCGCAAGCCAGATCTCTTCACTCACGCCTTTTAATGTTCCTAACACCACCAGCTTCTTTTCTTTGATAAGCTCATTGGCAGCCATTGAGGAAATCGGTATCAGACCGACGCCTTCCTGACCTAAAAGTATTTGCAAACTTGTGTCTTGAGTTTCGGCGATGCGATCAACTCTGATACCATTGACCTTGAAGTAGTGATCTAAATCTCGACGTAATTTGCTATGCACCGTGGGAAAGACAAAGGGCTGACCTTCTAAAGATTGCGGAAAGCCTTTCTTCAAATGTTTGTATTTCGCCGATGCACAAACCACGACATCCAGCTTCGCAATAGGTCGGGCATAAATGCTTTTGGTGTCAACGTTGGGCGGATAGTTGGCAAGAAGCAAGTCAATTTGATGGGCGCTGAGCTCTCGCAAAAGTTCACTGCCTCCTCCCTCAACGACCGACACCGAACAATTCCCTTGCTTATAGGCCTGCAGAATAATTTCTAACAGGATGTGTTTGGGCACGCTGTCCAAAGCGCCTATCTGCACGTGCACGCGATTGTTTTGAAGACGGTCATGCAGAGCCTCCACCATTTCTGAACCTAAATGGAACACCTGGTCCGCATATTCGTAAGCCAACTTTCCTGCCTCTGTCAGATGCAGCCTTTGCTTACGGCGTTCAAAAAGATCTTTGCCTAATGACTCTTCCAGTTGGCGTAATTGAGTGCTTAAGGAAGGCTGTCCGATTTTAAGTTTTTCAGCAGCTTTAGCAATGCTCCCCTCTTTAGCGATTGTATAAAAGTAGTGAAGGTGATGATAATTAAGCCACTGCATTTGGTTTGCTACTTTAACAGGCATAAGACCTCTTCGTTAAAATCAAATAACTTGTTAAAGATTATCGATTTTTTATAATTTAGAAAAGCCCTTATACTCTGAGTCCGGAGGTCCTTTTTTGTGACGCAGACTCTATTGTTTCCTTTTGCAGAATATTGGTGGTTTTATGCTGGATTTATCGCTTTCGTTTTGGCGATGCTTGCGTTGGACCTGGGTGTCTTTCATAAACATTCGCACACTGTCGGCTTTAAAGAAGCCACGATTTGGTCGATTGTTTGGGTCAGCTTGGCTTTGCTGTTTAACGCTGGACTCTATTACTACGCCCTAAATAAGTTTCCTGACCCGACCACAGCTAAAGACGTTGCCCTGCAATTCCTTACCGGATACGTCATCGAAAAATCTTTATCTATAGATAACATATTTGTCTTCGTCGTCGTCTTCGGATTCTTCGGCGTTCCGCCGAAATACCAGCATCGTGTTTTATTTTACGGTATCTTGGGTGCCTTGATCTTCCGTGCCATCTTCATCGCTCTAGGCTCTGTGCTGATGCAGTACCAAGCGGTCGTGATGATCTTCGGTGTGTTCTTAATCATCACGGGTCTAAAGATGATGATTCAGCCCGAAAAAGAAATCGATCCCACTCAAAACTGGTTGATCAAGTTCATGCGAAAATACGTGCGCGTTCACGAACGTATGCATGAAGATCATTTCTTCATTGTTGAAAATGGGATTCGTCATGCGACTCCGTTGTTCGTTGCTTTGATCTTCCTTGAAGCTACGGACATTATTTTCGCTGTGGACTCGGTGCCGGCGATCTTTGCGATCACGAATGAACCTTTGTTAGTTTTCACTTCGAATATCTTTGCGATTCTTGGCCTGCGCTCTTTGTACTTCTTGCTTGCCGGTGTCGTCGACAAGTTCCACTTACTGAAGTATGGTCTAGCTGCCGTTCTTATTTTCGTGGGCTTAAAGATGGTGTGGTTGAACAAGCTGTTCGATGGCCACTTCCCTATTCTGTGGTCTCTCGCTATCATCGCCTTCTTTATTGGCGGCTCGGTCGCCCTTTCTTTGCTAATTAAGCCAAAGAATAAATGACAAGTGCCCCTAAGATCAGGATAATGATCTTAGGGGGCTTTTTATGAATAGAAGACTGTTCTTCGCTCTTAATGCCACGGATCCTCTTTCCGAATCCTTCCTACCCACTTACAAAAAATTGAAAATCAATGCCGATCGGCGAGAAATCAATGTGAAGTGGGTTCCTGTTGATAACTTCCACATCACCGTCAGTTTTTTGGGCGAACAGCCTGAAGAAAACATTCCGGCCTTGATGGATGCTTTAAAGGAAGTTTGCACACTCTTCACCCCTTTTGACTTAAAAATCGAAGATATGGGTGCTTTTTCCAATGAACACGATGCTCGAGTTCTTTGGTTAGGCGTTCAGAAAAAAAGGTACTTAGGTGAATTTAAGTATGCTCTGGATGATTTGCTACTGGAGCGCGGACTGATTCAACATCCAGACGCTAGAGAATTCAAACCTCATTTGACCTTCGGAAGACTTCGCAATCCTCGCAGTGTGAAAGACATGATTTCACCCTTCAAAAGAAAAAGTTTTGGAAAAATTCATGTGAATGAAATCGTGCTTTATGAATCAAAACTTCAGGGAGTTTTCCCCGTGTATACGCCGATTTTACGTTGCCCTCTGACGGGAGAAGAAAAGCTTGTGGAAGAAGAGGCCTTTCCGATTATCGCGCCATAAAAAAAGGGAGCTTACGCTCCCTTTTTTTTATCTGTGGGCCCATCCGTAAAGGCGGATGTAGATCGTGCTGTTCTTAAGATAGAACATCAGATCTCCATAGTAGTGACCTTCAAATGGAGGCCAGAAGAAAACTCTTGTCCAGCAAGTTTGGCGTGGTGGCAATATCTTCGGGCAATTTGTCGTGGCATCGTAGGCTTGCCCACGGATTGAAATGCCTTCGAGGTCCACTTGTTGCTCGCCTGCTGTTAATGAAAAATCGGCATACATACGGCTGTTCACCCAAGTAGAACCGAAGTTGTAGCTATAGTACTGGTCTTGCTGTTTTCCTGACTCAACTGTCAATGCGGTGACGTCGTTTGCCGAAGCCATCACGCTTCCAAAAATCAATGACATGAAAATGAGTAGCTTCATCATGGTTCCCCCTACACTTAAAGTCTGAAAGACGGACGCATGCGAATCAATGCAAATGCTTGAAATTTACGCACAGGGTTGCAAAAAAGAAGCAGGCACTTACTGGCACTGAACATTGGCAGTTGCATTCACGAAGTAGTACGGTCCATTTGCGTAAACATAAGCGTACTGGAAGCCACCTGCGGGCACCCACACTTGGAACCAAGAATTCATCCACACACCTGTTTGAGTTAGACCGAAAACTTGTCCTTGGCAGAAGGCATTGAAGCCTGTGTAGTTATAAACCTGAACAGCAGTCCATTGAGGTGTCACTTGGAATTGCATTTGCGGAACCCACCAAGCAAAGCTCAATGAAGGCAGCATAAAGCCCACGATAGCAACGAATAGATTTCTCATAAAAACTCCTCGGTTAAAACTTTCCAGAGCCTCGTAACATGGGCCCTGTCGCTGTTTCAACGAAGAAACGACAGCCTTGTACTACAAAGAAATTAAGATCGTGAATTGCTGTTTATTTCAATTTGGAAGAGAGGTTGAGGGCCTCGTGACCCAGTTTTGCGCGATGGGTTGCAAAAAAGAAGCAGGCACTTTTTTCGATGCGATGGGTTGCAGAAAAGAAGCAGGCACCTTTTGGTCGGCGCCTTCAAAAAAAAAGGAGCTATTTCTAGCTCCTTTTTTTTGGCGATTAGATGCCTGATTTTAGGCGTTCTTCGTCGTCGACGTGGGTTTGGATGCCGCCCTTAAGATTTGGACGGTAAGCCAGGTGGTTGATGTCGTAGATGAAGTTGGCACCGTTCACGCCTGGAGTTTGCCACTCAGGGCCCAAACGGATGGCGTCCACGGGACATGCTTCTTCACAGTAACCGCAGAATACGCAGCGAAGAATGTCGATTTCGTAGCTGATCGGGAATTTTTCGACGTGAGGGTCGTTGTGTTCCGCCGCTACGATTTTGATACATTCCGCAGGACAGTTCGTCGCACACAACATACAAGCTGTGCAACGAAGTGAACCGTCTTTTTTCACTGTCAGAACGTGATTCCCTTTAAAGCGAGGAGAGTATTCATACTTTTCCTCTGGGTAGTTCAACGTCATCATTTTCTTGCGGTTAAGAAGGTTCACCAACAAGTGCTTCATGGTGATGCCCAGGCCACCCAGGACCCCTGGCAAGTACCACTTTGCTTTTTCAGAGTTATTTTGCATTACGCTCATAGGCTGCCTCTTCTAAATACAAACTCGTTCTTCTTACGAGCTTCCAAAGTCACTTGGTCTTCACGCTGATTCATCGGCATGAAAGGTTGAGCTGTCGCTGTTGGGATTGTCAGGTTTTTACCTGCCAACAACAACGCCGCTTCCGTCAAAGTCAGTGCTTCAGAAACAATCGTCGTTACTTTTTTGAACTTCTGTTCAAGACCTGCGTGGTTGATGAACGTGCCATCTTTTTCCACGAAAGTTTTTGTTGGGATCAACCATACGTTGCCAGTCAAAGACATCAACGCATCGTCTTTACCTGCTTGCAACCAGATCAAGTTTTGAGCTTTTGAAAGCTCTTTCACGCGCTCTTGAAGATCAGGGAAAACGGCTTGGTTTTCAGGACCCGCAACAACCACAGTTTTGATCGAACCGTTACCAAGTCCTTGAGTCAAATCCGCCCAAGTTGCTGTGATACCGTGTTTTTCCAAAACTTTCAGAAGACCTTTTGTATTCGGGTTTTTATCACCACGAAGAAGAAGGCCGTCAAAGCTGTCGAAAGTTTCTTTGTTATTAATCCAGAAGAAGACTTTCTTAGTTTTGAATTCGTTTACGAATGTAGACACAATCGCATCAAACTCTTCCACTGTGTATTGAGCCGTCAAAACAAGAGCCAAAGAATCGCCCGAAGTGTTTTTCAAAACTTCATGAGCATTCTTCGCCGCCGCTCCGCCAGCCATTTCTGTCCAGCCAGAAGCATTGCGAACTTGCGCTTTCAACAAGCGAGTTTCTTTGTTCACGAATTTATAGATGTCGCGACCTTCGTCACACATCCAGTAACCGTTCACTTTTTCATTGTAAACAGGCTTCACGCGGAAGAAACCTTCCTTGTTGAAGTACACTTTTACGTTACAACCGTTTGAACAACCGTTGCAGACTGTTTCCGCGTCTTTGAGATACCATACGCGCTGACGGAAACGGAAATCTTTCGACGTCAATGCACCGACCGGGCAGATGTCGACAGTATTCAAAGAGTATTTATTGTTAAGCTCAACACCTTCGTGAGTTCCGATTTCAGAACGGTCACCACGGTTGAAGATACCCAACTCATTCGTCTTAGAAACTTCTTCAGTGAAACGAACGCAGCGAGAGCACAAGATACATCTTTCAGAGTCCAAAACCACTGTCGGACCTAGATCGACCACTTTGTGTTTTTTTACTTTGGCTTCAGCCATTTCTGGATCGTACTTACCGTACTCCATGTATTGGTCTTGAAGACCGCACTCACCCGCTTGGTCACAGATAGGGCAATCCAACGGATGGTTGATCAAGTGGAAGTCCAAGCCCCACTTTACAGCATCACGTACTTTTTCAGACGTGTTGTTGATCTTCATGCCTTCCGTAACCATTGTGTTACATGCGATTTGTACACGTGGATTTCCTTCGATCTCCACCATACAAAGACGACATACACCCGCGACACTCAAACCTGGGTGCCAGCAGTAGTGTGCGATACGATCGCCAGACTGTTGCATGGCTTCGATAATCGACGTGCCTTCTTTTACTTCGACTTCTTTGCCATTAATGGTGCATTTCGGCATATGTCGTTCCTTTTACTTTCGAACGTCCTTCGCGGACATAGAATTCAAATTCATCTCTAAACTTAGTCACAAAGCTCAAAACCGGAAGAGCCGCTGCATCGGAAAGGGCACAGATTGTTTTCCCTTTCATGTTGTCAGCAACTTTGATCAACAAGTCGATGTCTTGCAAACGACCGCGACCTTCCAAGATCGAGTGAAGAATCTTGTTCAACCAACCTGTACCTTCACGGCAAGGTGTACATTGACCACAAGACTCATGCGCATAGAAGTGAGTCAAAACACCCAACATATCCACCATACATTGAGAGTCGTCGATCACGATCACCGCACCAGAACCAAGCATGGTTCCAAGGCCCGCCAATGATTCGTAATCTAGATTTGCTTTCGCCACTTCTTCTGCTGTTAAAACAGGAGCTGAAGATCCACCAGGAATAACCGCTTTTAATTTGCGGCCTGGTTTCATGCCTCCGCCCTCTTTCATAAGCAAATCCATCAAAGGATAGCCCAATGGAACTTCGTAGTTCCCTGGAGTCATCACGTTTCCAGAAAGAGAGAACAATTTTGTTCCCGCAGATTTTTCTGTTCCATGTTTGCGGTAAGTTTGTGCGCCATCGCGAACGATGTAAGTCACGGCCGCCAAAGTTTCCACGTTGTTCACGATTGTTGGTTTACGCAAGTAACCTTGAACCGCTGGGAATGGAGGCTTCAATTTTGGTTGGCCTTTCAAGCCTTCCAAAGAAGAGATCATGCCTGTCTCTTCACCGCAGATATAAGCGCCGGCACCACGGTACACATCAAGGTCAAAGTCGAAACCAGAACCCAAGATGTTTTTACCAAGAAGGCCCGCTGCATAAGCTTCTTTGATCGCTTTATTTAAGCATTCGATCGGGTAAACGTATTCACCACGAACGTAGATATAACCTTTATTAGAACCCACCGCGAAGCCAGAGATAATCATGCCTTCGATCAATTGATGTGGAGCACGCTCCATCATCATACGGTCTTTAAATGTACCAGGCTCCCCTTCATCGGCGTTGCAAAGAAGGTAACGAGGTTCTCCATTTTTAGGAAGGAAGCCCCATTTCATACCTGTTGGGAAACCTGCACCACCACGACCACGAAGACCCGAAGCTTTCACTTCGTCGATGATTTGCTGAGGTTGCATTTTCAAAGCTTTTGGCAAAGTTTCGTAACCGCCTTTAGCTTTGTAACCAGCCAAAGTTTGATACTCTGGCAAGTGATAGAATTCCGTCAGTAATTTTGTTTCAGCCATTATTTCATTCCTCGTAGCAGATTCATTGCTGATTCCGGAGTGAGTTTCTCATGATACGTGTCGTTTACTTGCATCATTGGAGCCGTTCCGCAGGAACCCAAGCACTCCACTTTGCTGACTGTGAAACGGCCATCTGAAGTGACTTCGCCGTATTTCACACCCAACTCGTGGCAGATGTGGCTAGCCATCTCGCGACCACCTTCAAGAGCGCAGGAAATATTCGTGCATACTTGCACATGGTATTTACCCACCGGCTTTTGATTGAACATCGTATAAAACTTAAAAACTTCGTTAATACGTGCTTCAGGGATGTCCATCACTTTAGAAAGATACGTGATCATTTCCGCAGTGACGAAACCGTTGTTTTCTTTTTGTGCGATGTAAAGGCTTGGGATGATCGCAGAATCTTTCGCTTCATAGCGATTCAATTCTTTTTTTACTTCCGCCAAACCTTGTTCACTTAGTTGAAACATTCTTTTTCCTTTAAATTTTTCAAAACTCTAAGTTGCTTCAGTTCCGGGCCTTGCGGCCCTCCGCTCTGCGGGCTGCCGCCCTTCCGTCCGATTATCTATCTAGTTCACCAGCGATTAAGTTCATCGATGCGACAGTTGCGATAGCATCTGCCAACATCGCGCCTTTCACTACCGTTGGGTACGATTGGTAGATCGCGAAACATGGTGGACGGACTTTCAAACGGTATGGATTTGCAGAGCCGTCGCTCACTAGATAGAAACCTAGTTCACCGTTGGCCGCTTCCGTCGCATCGTAAACTTCGCCCACTGGAGGACGAAGCCCTTTGATGATCAACATGAAGTGATT
The window above is part of the Bdellovibrio bacteriovorus genome. Proteins encoded here:
- a CDS encoding LysR family transcriptional regulator, which gives rise to MPVKVANQMQWLNYHHLHYFYTIAKEGSIAKAAEKLKIGQPSLSTQLRQLEESLGKDLFERRKQRLHLTEAGKLAYEYADQVFHLGSEMVEALHDRLQNNRVHVQIGALDSVPKHILLEIILQAYKQGNCSVSVVEGGGSELLRELSAHQIDLLLANYPPNVDTKSIYARPIAKLDVVVCASAKYKHLKKGFPQSLEGQPFVFPTVHSKLRRDLDHYFKVNGIRVDRIAETQDTSLQILLGQEGVGLIPISSMAANELIKEKKLVVLGTLKGVSEEIWLAAADRKINNPVAAKLMKGFSL
- a CDS encoding TerC family protein: MTQTLLFPFAEYWWFYAGFIAFVLAMLALDLGVFHKHSHTVGFKEATIWSIVWVSLALLFNAGLYYYALNKFPDPTTAKDVALQFLTGYVIEKSLSIDNIFVFVVVFGFFGVPPKYQHRVLFYGILGALIFRAIFIALGSVLMQYQAVVMIFGVFLIITGLKMMIQPEKEIDPTQNWLIKFMRKYVRVHERMHEDHFFIVENGIRHATPLFVALIFLEATDIIFAVDSVPAIFAITNEPLLVFTSNIFAILGLRSLYFLLAGVVDKFHLLKYGLAAVLIFVGLKMVWLNKLFDGHFPILWSLAIIAFFIGGSVALSLLIKPKNK
- the thpR gene encoding RNA 2',3'-cyclic phosphodiesterase yields the protein MNRRLFFALNATDPLSESFLPTYKKLKINADRREINVKWVPVDNFHITVSFLGEQPEENIPALMDALKEVCTLFTPFDLKIEDMGAFSNEHDARVLWLGVQKKRYLGEFKYALDDLLLERGLIQHPDAREFKPHLTFGRLRNPRSVKDMISPFKRKSFGKIHVNEIVLYESKLQGVFPVYTPILRCPLTGEEKLVEEEAFPIIAP
- a CDS encoding NuoI/complex I 23 kDa subunit family protein, coding for MSVMQNNSEKAKWYLPGVLGGLGITMKHLLVNLLNRKKMMTLNYPEEKYEYSPRFKGNHVLTVKKDGSLRCTACMLCATNCPAECIKIVAAEHNDPHVEKFPISYEIDILRCVFCGYCEEACPVDAIRLGPEWQTPGVNGANFIYDINHLAYRPNLKGGIQTHVDDEERLKSGI
- a CDS encoding 2Fe-2S iron-sulfur cluster-binding protein, producing the protein MPKCTINGKEVEVKEGTSIIEAMQQSGDRIAHYCWHPGLSVAGVCRLCMVEIEGNPRVQIACNTMVTEGMKINNTSEKVRDAVKWGLDFHLINHPLDCPICDQAGECGLQDQYMEYGKYDPEMAEAKVKKHKVVDLGPTVVLDSERCILCSRCVRFTEEVSKTNELGIFNRGDRSEIGTHEGVELNNKYSLNTVDICPVGALTSKDFRFRQRVWYLKDAETVCNGCSNGCNVKVYFNKEGFFRVKPVYNEKVNGYWMCDEGRDIYKFVNKETRLLKAQVRNASGWTEMAGGAAAKNAHEVLKNTSGDSLALVLTAQYTVEEFDAIVSTFVNEFKTKKVFFWINNKETFDSFDGLLLRGDKNPNTKGLLKVLEKHGITATWADLTQGLGNGSIKTVVVAGPENQAVFPDLQERVKELSKAQNLIWLQAGKDDALMSLTGNVWLIPTKTFVEKDGTFINHAGLEQKFKKVTTIVSEALTLTEAALLLAGKNLTIPTATAQPFMPMNQREDQVTLEARKKNEFVFRRGSL
- the nuoF gene encoding NADH-quinone oxidoreductase subunit NuoF encodes the protein MAETKLLTEFYHLPEYQTLAGYKAKGGYETLPKALKMQPQQIIDEVKASGLRGRGGAGFPTGMKWGFLPKNGEPRYLLCNADEGEPGTFKDRMMMERAPHQLIEGMIISGFAVGSNKGYIYVRGEYVYPIECLNKAIKEAYAAGLLGKNILGSGFDFDLDVYRGAGAYICGEETGMISSLEGLKGQPKLKPPFPAVQGYLRKPTIVNNVETLAAVTYIVRDGAQTYRKHGTEKSAGTKLFSLSGNVMTPGNYEVPLGYPLMDLLMKEGGGMKPGRKLKAVIPGGSSAPVLTAEEVAKANLDYESLAGLGTMLGSGAVIVIDDSQCMVDMLGVLTHFYAHESCGQCTPCREGTGWLNKILHSILEGRGRLQDIDLLIKVADNMKGKTICALSDAAALPVLSFVTKFRDEFEFYVREGRSKVKGTTYAEMHH
- a CDS encoding complex I 24 kDa subunit family protein — translated: MFQLSEQGLAEVKKELNRYEAKDSAIIPSLYIAQKENNGFVTAEMITYLSKVMDIPEARINEVFKFYTMFNQKPVGKYHVQVCTNISCALEGGREMASHICHELGVKYGEVTSDGRFTVSKVECLGSCGTAPMMQVNDTYHEKLTPESAMNLLRGMK